A genomic segment from Bacillota bacterium encodes:
- a CDS encoding DUF2752 domain-containing protein: protein MRQAWLLATVLGIIWTAAYFLKPYVEHTPVLCTFRMVTGKPCPTCGMTRATCALAHGEWAKAMAYHPLVIPFWLTLVTLLWTHLVMPLALQTQRWRMVSAWAFIGVVGVGFMLRIVEWISG from the coding sequence ATGCGGCAAGCGTGGCTCCTGGCGACGGTGCTGGGGATCATCTGGACGGCGGCTTATTTTCTGAAGCCGTATGTGGAGCACACGCCCGTGCTGTGTACCTTTCGGATGGTGACGGGTAAGCCCTGTCCGACCTGCGGAATGACGCGCGCTACCTGTGCGCTCGCACACGGGGAATGGGCAAAAGCGATGGCGTATCACCCGCTGGTGATACCTTTCTGGCTAACGCTGGTGACGTTGTTGTGGACGCATCTGGTGATGCCGTTAGCCCTGCAGACGCAGCGGTGGCGTATGGTGAGTGCGTGGGCGTTTATCGGCGTGGTCGGAGTGGGATTCATGTTGCGGATAGTGGAGTGGATCTCGGGATGA
- a CDS encoding peptide transporter, which produces MAIRDEIALARETAETQSVEAGQRFEEGFTVRTAIGTLFIAFIMLPGALYLGLVAGQGLGPAAQWVTIVLFAEVARRSFAPLKKQEIYILFYVASSLTVLMSGGIGLSGGPFGWLIWNQYFIQSPPATPIADQIPTWAVPRPDSLAILHRSFFHRDWLIPIVLLITNEIFGRMMWMGLGYALFRITNDVERLPFPMAPVAASGATALAEAGRKEESWRWRVFSTGAVIGLVYGFFYLAIPIFTSVLFGRAFMLIPIPFFDLVPNTEHILPAALTGLSGDLGLVLVGFVIPAPIVIGSATASILCQIFANPILQRMGLLPDWYPGMSTIQTSLTVNMNFWLSVGIGVQLAVAFIGIVAVVRVLILRKQLIANRGSFSQIPAGRGDKANTVYLAIGAWLLATIGVIVIAHQLVPGFPLWIFIFFGLVWTPINSYISARMIALTGQGVSFPYLREATILKTGYDRVDIWYAPMPLADHGWAAQRFREVELTGTRFTSILYAEAFMLPVVLLASFLFWAFFWHTSQIPSAQYPYAQKFWPLHAQMNALWQQINLKGSDTGQWLLRALRTDYIVGGFAGGLALFGLFSALKLPLLFYYGFVGGIGALPHNTIPMLLGTILGHRYFARRFGKDQWRMWAPVLLAGFSCGMGLIGMAAIALAIIGRSVSYLPY; this is translated from the coding sequence TTGGCAATTCGGGATGAAATCGCCTTAGCGCGTGAAACGGCGGAGACACAATCTGTAGAGGCGGGGCAACGTTTCGAAGAGGGGTTTACTGTCCGCACGGCGATTGGTACCCTGTTTATCGCCTTCATCATGTTGCCCGGCGCGTTGTATCTTGGGCTGGTTGCCGGGCAGGGGCTGGGTCCCGCGGCGCAATGGGTGACCATCGTGTTATTCGCTGAGGTGGCTCGCCGTTCGTTCGCGCCACTGAAGAAGCAGGAGATTTACATCCTGTTTTACGTGGCATCTTCACTGACAGTGTTGATGTCCGGTGGTATTGGCCTCTCCGGCGGACCGTTTGGCTGGCTGATATGGAACCAGTATTTCATCCAGTCGCCTCCCGCGACGCCGATAGCCGACCAGATTCCCACATGGGCGGTGCCTCGTCCGGATAGTCTGGCGATTTTGCACCGTAGCTTCTTCCACCGCGACTGGCTCATTCCGATTGTGCTGCTGATTACCAACGAAATCTTCGGGCGCATGATGTGGATGGGACTGGGTTACGCCTTGTTCCGCATCACCAACGACGTGGAGCGCTTGCCCTTCCCAATGGCGCCGGTCGCTGCCTCGGGTGCAACCGCTCTGGCGGAAGCAGGGCGCAAAGAGGAGTCATGGCGATGGCGCGTGTTCTCCACCGGCGCGGTCATCGGGCTGGTGTACGGCTTCTTCTATCTGGCGATACCCATCTTCACCAGCGTGCTATTCGGTAGAGCCTTCATGCTCATCCCGATACCCTTCTTTGACCTGGTGCCCAACACCGAGCATATCCTGCCCGCGGCTTTGACCGGTTTGTCTGGCGACCTGGGTCTGGTGCTGGTCGGTTTCGTCATCCCAGCCCCCATCGTTATCGGCAGCGCGACCGCCAGCATCTTGTGTCAGATTTTCGCCAACCCCATCCTGCAGCGGATGGGACTGTTGCCGGACTGGTACCCGGGCATGAGTACCATCCAGACCTCGCTCACGGTGAACATGAACTTCTGGCTCAGCGTGGGCATCGGCGTGCAGCTAGCGGTGGCGTTCATCGGTATTGTCGCCGTGGTGCGCGTGCTGATTTTGCGCAAGCAGTTAATTGCCAATCGGGGCAGTTTCTCACAGATACCCGCTGGGCGCGGCGACAAAGCCAACACAGTGTACCTCGCCATCGGAGCGTGGCTGCTCGCCACGATTGGCGTGATTGTCATCGCCCACCAGCTGGTGCCGGGCTTCCCGCTGTGGATATTCATCTTCTTCGGGCTGGTGTGGACGCCAATTAACTCCTACATCTCGGCGCGAATGATCGCGTTGACGGGGCAGGGCGTAAGCTTCCCCTACCTGCGCGAAGCTACCATCCTGAAGACCGGGTACGACAGGGTGGACATCTGGTATGCACCGATGCCGCTGGCAGACCATGGCTGGGCGGCGCAGCGGTTCCGCGAGGTGGAACTGACAGGAACGCGCTTCACCAGCATCCTGTATGCGGAGGCGTTCATGCTGCCGGTGGTGCTTCTGGCAAGCTTCCTGTTCTGGGCGTTCTTCTGGCATACCAGCCAGATACCCTCCGCGCAGTATCCGTATGCGCAGAAGTTCTGGCCGCTCCATGCGCAGATGAACGCACTCTGGCAGCAGATTAACCTGAAGGGAAGCGATACAGGACAGTGGCTGCTGCGAGCGTTGCGCACAGACTACATTGTCGGCGGTTTCGCGGGTGGTCTCGCGCTGTTCGGTCTGTTTTCGGCGCTCAAGCTACCGTTACTGTTCTACTACGGCTTTGTCGGTGGCATTGGTGCGCTGCCGCACAACACTATACCCATGCTGTTAGGCACGATTTTAGGGCATCGCTATTTCGCCCGCCGCTTCGGCAAGGATCAGTGGCGCATGTGGGCGCCGGTACTGCTGGCGGGTTTCTCGTGCGGCATGGGGCTTATCGGTATGGCAGCGATCGCGCTGGCTATCATCGGAAGGTCGGTATCGTATTTGCCCTACTGA
- a CDS encoding twin-arginine translocase TatA/TatE family subunit produces MYFGWQEALPIIVIIVVLFGARRLPELARSVGESLREFKKATSEVLDDEPAHSAPVKTEKSTEQQS; encoded by the coding sequence ATGTATTTCGGCTGGCAGGAAGCGTTACCGATTATCGTCATCATCGTCGTGCTGTTCGGAGCGCGCCGACTGCCGGAGCTGGCACGCTCGGTAGGCGAGAGCCTGCGCGAGTTCAAGAAAGCCACCTCCGAAGTGCTGGACGACGAACCGGCGCATTCCGCACCGGTGAAGACCGAGAAAAGTACCGAACAGCAGTCGTAA
- a CDS encoding PqqD family protein: protein MGLRDFVGKFIPAVKPKPVLSRQEALTAIPVRNPLLEWERTEEGELLLKVPVEQRSLLIRWAILAFRLPPVRHIQLDEVGAAVWDLCDGEHTVESIVQQMCKRTRMSRREVEASVSMFLKMLADRRLVAFKRGGKKKV from the coding sequence ATGGGACTGCGCGATTTTGTCGGCAAATTCATCCCGGCGGTGAAGCCGAAACCGGTTTTATCCCGGCAGGAGGCACTAACTGCCATTCCGGTGCGCAATCCGCTACTGGAATGGGAGCGTACGGAGGAAGGGGAGTTATTGCTGAAGGTGCCGGTCGAACAGCGTAGCCTGCTGATACGGTGGGCGATACTGGCGTTTCGGCTGCCACCGGTGCGTCATATTCAGCTGGACGAGGTAGGAGCTGCCGTGTGGGATCTGTGTGACGGCGAGCATACAGTGGAGTCCATTGTGCAACAGATGTGCAAACGCACACGCATGAGCCGTCGCGAGGTGGAAGCTTCGGTGAGCATGTTTTTGAAGATGTTAGCAGACCGCAGACTGGTGGCTTTCAAACGGGGAGGAAAGAAGAAGGTATGA
- a CDS encoding FtsX-like permease family protein, whose product MRKDGREVERLQLPLRVAFHISMQSVRIRFWRSVITAAGTVLGIAFLVSVLTAMMIQRNSGAVTDPTEKYRMTWLVIMSLLVCLVGITNAMLMSVTERYKEIGTMKCLGAYDIFIVELFFIESALVGFIASIIGWFLGVFAVVLVKLFGEGFKVFGWISPGEVFLYLLLSIVIGTLLSVIATIIPAQVAARMPAAAALRVEV is encoded by the coding sequence ATGAGGAAAGACGGACGTGAGGTAGAACGCCTGCAGCTGCCGCTTCGGGTGGCGTTCCACATCAGTATGCAAAGCGTGCGTATCCGCTTCTGGCGCTCGGTGATTACCGCCGCTGGCACTGTGTTAGGCATCGCATTCTTGGTCTCCGTGTTGACAGCGATGATGATTCAGCGCAACTCGGGGGCGGTTACCGACCCTACCGAAAAGTACCGCATGACGTGGCTGGTCATTATGAGCCTGCTGGTCTGTCTGGTGGGTATCACCAACGCCATGTTGATGTCCGTCACCGAGCGATATAAGGAAATCGGCACGATGAAGTGTCTGGGAGCTTATGATATCTTCATCGTGGAGCTGTTCTTTATCGAGTCGGCGCTGGTGGGCTTCATCGCCTCGATTATTGGATGGTTCCTTGGGGTTTTTGCGGTGGTGCTCGTCAAGCTGTTCGGCGAGGGCTTTAAGGTTTTCGGCTGGATTTCTCCGGGGGAGGTGTTTCTGTATCTTCTCCTATCCATAGTCATCGGCACACTGTTGTCAGTGATTGCCACTATTATTCCTGCGCAGGTGGCGGCGCGGATGCCTGCGGCTGCTGCACTGCGCGTGGAAGTCTAA
- a CDS encoding ABC transporter ATP-binding protein: MAVQPQTNQTTATSTEYIVRCKDVVKEYLMGTQVVRALNGVTLDIVRGEYLSIMGPSGSGKSTLFNMIGGLDKPTSGSVFINDVDMAQLDAQELAFLRCRTIGYIFQTFNLIPVMTALENVMLPMIFGGLSTDEAIDRGIELLKLVGLGERLHHKPSELSGGQQQRVAIARALANNPQIILADEPTGNLDLRTGKEIIELLRQLNKEQGVTIISATHDLKMVDVSDRIVWIRDGRIDRVEERAAVEVHVGDVEGTPG; this comes from the coding sequence ATGGCGGTTCAGCCACAGACGAATCAGACCACTGCCACCAGCACCGAGTATATCGTGCGGTGCAAAGATGTGGTGAAAGAGTATCTGATGGGCACGCAGGTGGTGCGTGCGCTGAACGGTGTCACGCTGGACATCGTTCGGGGGGAGTATCTCTCTATCATGGGTCCCTCTGGCTCCGGCAAGTCCACGCTGTTCAACATGATTGGTGGACTGGACAAGCCCACCAGCGGTTCGGTGTTCATCAACGACGTGGACATGGCGCAGCTGGATGCTCAGGAACTGGCGTTCCTGCGCTGTCGCACCATCGGCTACATCTTCCAGACGTTTAACCTCATTCCGGTGATGACCGCGCTGGAGAACGTGATGCTGCCGATGATTTTCGGTGGTCTGTCCACCGATGAAGCGATTGATCGGGGTATCGAACTGCTGAAGCTGGTGGGACTGGGCGAGCGTCTGCACCACAAACCCAGCGAGCTTTCCGGCGGTCAGCAGCAACGTGTGGCAATTGCCCGTGCGCTGGCAAACAACCCGCAAATCATTCTGGCGGACGAACCAACAGGTAACCTGGACCTGCGCACAGGTAAAGAGATTATCGAGCTGCTGCGCCAGTTGAACAAAGAGCAGGGAGTGACCATCATCTCCGCGACGCATGACCTCAAGATGGTGGACGTTTCTGACCGCATCGTGTGGATTCGCGACGGGCGCATCGACCGTGTGGAGGAGCGCGCTGCCGTCGAGGTGCATGTTGGCGACGTGGAAGGCACCCCCGGGTAG
- the hisC gene encoding histidinol-phosphate transaminase, protein MPLIRPNVLQLEPYSPGKPIDEVKRELGLTDVVKLASNENPLGPSPRAIEAAMQAMQSVNLYPDGSCFELRQAVAKHVKVPAECLLFGNGSDELIHFIGLTFLMPGDEVITGHPSFVRYEAAAQLNNAPLHLVPLREHRFDLPAILERVNDRTKLIFIANPNNPTGTIVTAEEVEAFMNALPEHVVVVWDQAYQEYVSRADYPDTLRYVREGRNVIVLRTFSKAYALAGLRVGYAIARPEIIDAMNRVREPFNVNSVAQAAALAALQDHEHLRRAVELNRHGLEYFYRHFERLGLRYVRSEANCVMVDLARDSKPVFDQLLRKGVIVRTGHIFGLPTYLRITTGKPEDNERFISALEEVLQA, encoded by the coding sequence ATGCCCTTGATACGCCCGAATGTGTTGCAGCTGGAGCCTTATAGCCCCGGCAAGCCCATTGATGAGGTCAAGCGCGAGCTAGGGTTGACGGATGTAGTCAAACTGGCGTCCAACGAAAACCCGCTGGGTCCCTCGCCGCGCGCGATTGAGGCAGCGATGCAGGCGATGCAGTCGGTCAACCTGTATCCCGATGGCAGCTGCTTCGAACTGCGGCAGGCGGTAGCGAAGCATGTGAAAGTGCCAGCGGAGTGCCTGCTGTTCGGCAACGGCTCGGACGAACTGATACACTTTATCGGCTTGACCTTTCTGATGCCCGGCGATGAGGTGATTACGGGCCACCCTTCGTTTGTGCGGTATGAGGCGGCGGCGCAGCTCAACAACGCGCCTTTGCACCTTGTGCCCTTGCGAGAGCATCGTTTCGACCTGCCTGCTATTCTGGAGCGCGTGAACGACCGTACCAAGCTCATCTTTATCGCCAACCCCAACAATCCGACGGGTACCATCGTGACCGCCGAGGAGGTGGAGGCGTTCATGAACGCCCTGCCGGAGCATGTCGTGGTAGTGTGGGATCAGGCATATCAGGAGTACGTTTCGCGTGCCGACTACCCGGACACCCTGCGCTATGTTCGCGAAGGTCGCAACGTCATTGTGCTACGTACCTTCTCGAAGGCGTACGCGCTGGCAGGATTGCGTGTGGGCTATGCGATTGCCCGACCGGAGATTATCGACGCCATGAACCGCGTGCGCGAGCCGTTTAACGTCAATAGTGTGGCGCAAGCCGCCGCGCTGGCAGCGTTGCAGGACCACGAACATCTTCGCAGGGCGGTGGAGTTAAACAGGCACGGGCTGGAGTACTTTTACCGCCACTTCGAACGCTTGGGCTTGCGCTATGTGCGCAGTGAGGCGAACTGCGTGATGGTGGACCTTGCCAGGGATAGCAAACCGGTCTTTGACCAGCTGCTGCGCAAAGGGGTCATCGTCCGCACGGGACACATTTTCGGCTTGCCCACGTACCTGCGCATCACCACGGGCAAGCCCGAAGACAATGAACGCTTTATCAGTGCACTGGAGGAGGTTCTGCAAGCATGA
- the aroF gene encoding 3-deoxy-7-phosphoheptulonate synthase, with protein MIIVLDKSATPEQIAIITSKLEEGGYQAHPIYGVAKTVIGAVGVPEEEKPGYVEQFEALPFVERVITILAPYKLAARPYRPEGSVVTVADTVPIGGDQVCIMAGPCTVETPEQTLSTARAVKEAGAHMLRGGAYKPSTSPYSFQGLGVEGLKILAEARKETGLPVVTEVMDPRNVELVCRYADMLQIGTRNMQNYDLLREVGKTRHPVLLKRGMWARIDEWLMAAEYIMKGGNENVVLCERGIRTFETATRNTLDLSAVAVAKQESHLPVIVDPSQGTGKWQLVTAMSRAAIAAGADGLIIEVHPHPEQALKDGAQSLTFDNFRQLMVEVRAIAQAMGKSI; from the coding sequence ATGATTATCGTTCTGGACAAAAGCGCTACCCCAGAACAGATTGCCATCATTACCTCCAAGCTGGAGGAAGGGGGTTATCAGGCACATCCCATCTACGGCGTGGCGAAGACGGTGATCGGGGCTGTCGGTGTGCCTGAAGAGGAAAAGCCAGGCTATGTGGAGCAGTTTGAGGCGCTACCGTTTGTCGAGCGCGTCATCACGATTCTCGCGCCTTATAAGCTGGCGGCGAGACCTTACCGCCCGGAAGGTTCAGTGGTGACGGTAGCCGATACGGTTCCCATCGGGGGGGACCAGGTGTGTATCATGGCAGGCCCCTGCACGGTGGAGACGCCTGAGCAAACGCTTTCCACCGCTCGCGCGGTGAAGGAGGCAGGGGCGCACATGCTGCGCGGCGGTGCTTATAAACCCAGTACATCGCCCTACTCGTTCCAGGGGCTGGGTGTGGAAGGGCTGAAGATACTCGCGGAGGCGCGCAAGGAGACCGGCTTGCCGGTGGTTACCGAGGTGATGGACCCGCGCAATGTGGAGCTGGTGTGCCGGTATGCGGACATGCTGCAAATCGGCACGCGCAACATGCAGAACTACGACTTGCTGCGCGAGGTGGGCAAGACGCGCCATCCCGTGTTGCTGAAGCGAGGCATGTGGGCGCGGATTGACGAGTGGCTGATGGCGGCAGAATACATCATGAAGGGCGGAAACGAGAACGTGGTGCTGTGTGAGCGAGGTATCCGCACCTTCGAGACCGCCACCAGAAACACACTTGACCTGTCGGCGGTGGCAGTGGCTAAGCAAGAATCGCACCTGCCGGTGATAGTTGACCCCAGCCAGGGCACGGGCAAGTGGCAACTGGTGACGGCTATGAGCCGTGCGGCGATTGCGGCTGGGGCGGACGGGCTGATTATCGAGGTGCATCCCCATCCTGAACAGGCATTGAAAGACGGCGCACAATCGTTGACCTTCGACAACTTCCGGCAGCTGATGGTGGAGGTGCGCGCCATCGCACAGGCTATGGGCAAGAGCATATAA